The following are encoded in a window of Spirochaetaceae bacterium genomic DNA:
- a CDS encoding (2Fe-2S)-binding protein, which yields MPESINISATVNGRRYERSVEPRTLLVHFLRDQLGLTGSHVGCETSLCGACTVLVDGAASKACTLLAAQVDGRSVTTIEGLAQDGALHPVQEQLWRHHGVQCGYCTSGMVLAAVALLEREPSPTDAQIRAGLKGNLCRCTGYANIVEAVHAAAAALAER from the coding sequence GTGCCAGAATCGATCAACATATCCGCTACCGTAAACGGCCGGCGCTACGAGCGCTCGGTGGAGCCGCGCACCCTGCTGGTCCACTTTCTGCGCGACCAGTTGGGCCTGACCGGCAGCCACGTCGGCTGCGAGACCAGTCTGTGCGGCGCCTGCACGGTGCTCGTGGACGGCGCCGCCTCCAAGGCGTGCACGCTGCTGGCGGCGCAGGTAGATGGCCGCTCGGTGACCACCATCGAAGGCCTCGCTCAGGACGGCGCCCTGCACCCGGTGCAGGAACAGTTGTGGCGCCATCACGGCGTGCAGTGTGGGTACTGCACGTCGGGCATGGTGCTTGCCGCGGTCGCGCTGCTGGAGCGCGAACCGAGTCCCACCGACGCGCAGATCCGGGCCGGCCTGAAGGGCAACCTGTGCCGCTGCACCGGCTACGCGAACATCGTCGAAGCAGTCCACGCCGCAGCCGCGGCCCTGGCGGAACGCTGA
- a CDS encoding xanthine dehydrogenase family protein subunit M: MYPAPFSYVRVATVADALAALAEHPGGRFLAGGHSLLPAMKLRLAEPATLIDIGRVAELQGIARQGGTLRIGSLATHDQVASSDIICAGARLLAEACAKVGDAAVRNWGTLGGNLAHADPASDPPPALVAAGARLELQSSVGQRWVAAGEFFSDLFITALASDEIITAVEVPAAGARTGSAYLKHPHPASGYAVCGAAAVVELDADGRCASARLAIGGVGPVPVTIDDVSALSGEPLQQAAVDAALAGIDVAEPLSDPYASADYRLRLARVLGRRALLLAASRATG, translated from the coding sequence ATGTATCCGGCGCCATTTTCCTATGTGCGGGTCGCAACCGTCGCCGACGCGCTGGCGGCGCTCGCCGAACACCCGGGCGGCCGGTTCCTGGCCGGTGGACACAGCCTGCTGCCGGCGATGAAGCTGCGGCTGGCGGAGCCGGCGACCCTCATCGACATCGGACGGGTGGCCGAGTTGCAGGGCATCGCGCGGCAGGGCGGTACGCTCAGGATCGGATCGCTCGCCACGCACGACCAGGTAGCGAGTTCGGATATCATTTGCGCCGGAGCGCGGCTGTTGGCGGAAGCGTGTGCCAAGGTGGGCGATGCCGCGGTGCGCAACTGGGGCACCCTGGGCGGCAACCTTGCGCACGCCGATCCCGCCTCCGATCCACCGCCGGCACTCGTTGCGGCCGGTGCGCGGCTGGAACTGCAATCCTCGGTCGGCCAAAGGTGGGTGGCTGCCGGCGAGTTCTTCAGTGACCTGTTCATCACCGCGCTCGCCTCGGACGAGATCATCACCGCGGTGGAAGTGCCCGCCGCCGGCGCCCGCACCGGATCCGCGTACCTCAAGCATCCCCATCCGGCCTCCGGCTACGCGGTGTGCGGCGCGGCCGCGGTGGTGGAACTGGATGCAGACGGCCGCTGCGCCTCTGCTCGGCTCGCTATCGGCGGAGTCGGCCCGGTACCGGTCACGATCGATGATGTGTCGGCGCTGTCCGGTGAACCGCTGCAGCAGGCGGCCGTCGATGCCGCGCTCGCCGGAATTGACGTTGCGGAGCCGCTCAGCGACCCGTACG
- a CDS encoding MarR family transcriptional regulator, producing MLHLYEQIATAGRLRTGELIDLAGHSRPRVLQYLYRLEARGLVRRVGAGPTDPRAYWTVEEDG from the coding sequence ATGTTACACCTGTACGAACAGATCGCAACGGCGGGCAGGTTGCGTACGGGCGAGTTGATCGACCTGGCGGGACATTCGCGTCCACGTGTGCTGCAGTACCTCTACCGGCTGGAAGCCCGTGGCCTGGTGCGACGCGTCGGCGCCGGTCCCACCGACCCGCGCGCCTATTGGACCGTGGAGGAGGACGGATGA